In a genomic window of Sutcliffiella sp. FSL R7-0096:
- a CDS encoding solute:sodium symporter family transporter has translation MGLGEIVFILVSCSILMALVAYISYQMTKGRVGSANEYFLAGRGLTGIFIAGSLLLTNLSAEQLIGLNGQAFSGNMSSMAWEVTAGLAAIIMAIYLLPKLLGIGISTIPEFLSKRYDEDVRRMTVLLFLLGYMCVTIPSMLYSGSIAVLQLFDVPALFGVSYTQALWMVIWFVGIIGGIYAIFGGLRAVAVSDTINGIGLVLIGFLVPILGFIALGDGNMVAGMKQIATTSPEKLNAIGGKADSVPFFSIFTGILFANLFYWALNQYVIQRVLGAKNLAEGQKGVLMTGFLKLLVPIFMLIPGVIGFHLYGSSVSNSDLAYPSLIADLLPVWLMGFFLAVLLGAVFSSFNSLLNSISTLFVLDIYKPKFAPDADDQKLIKVSKLFSVVVALISFVVAPLLMYAPDGLWNLIRQFTGFFNIPILVIVLMGMLFRKIPALAAKVVIIFHVFAYYFLVWGTKQIFNVELGINFIHIYGILLVVEVAFMLLMAKVKPIKQVQPFSYTVSKERMVPWKYAIPVSITLVASIIFVYIVFSPIGLAYQSGIVSPWFWPSTAILLVTTSVLYVAALKNWHAKYAEYLQSFKHKKKKFRVKRTSLRLNIKEGVLDK, from the coding sequence ATGGGTTTAGGTGAAATAGTTTTCATATTGGTAAGTTGCTCTATTTTAATGGCACTTGTGGCCTACATATCGTATCAAATGACAAAGGGAAGAGTCGGAAGTGCAAATGAATACTTTCTTGCGGGAAGAGGGCTAACGGGAATTTTCATCGCCGGTTCATTGCTTTTAACCAATCTGTCTGCTGAACAACTCATCGGTTTGAATGGGCAAGCGTTCAGCGGTAATATGTCGAGCATGGCCTGGGAGGTGACGGCTGGACTTGCTGCCATCATCATGGCCATCTATCTGTTGCCCAAGTTATTGGGAATCGGGATTTCTACCATCCCCGAATTCTTGAGTAAACGGTATGATGAAGATGTGCGCAGGATGACGGTTCTGCTGTTTTTACTCGGATATATGTGTGTCACGATTCCTTCGATGCTTTATTCCGGGTCCATTGCAGTCCTACAGCTATTTGATGTCCCAGCACTTTTCGGTGTTTCCTACACTCAAGCTTTATGGATGGTCATCTGGTTTGTAGGGATTATCGGAGGTATATATGCTATCTTTGGTGGCCTGCGTGCAGTCGCTGTATCAGACACCATTAATGGAATCGGTCTGGTGCTGATCGGATTTCTAGTTCCGATACTAGGTTTTATCGCTCTTGGAGACGGCAACATGGTGGCCGGCATGAAACAGATTGCCACCACCTCGCCGGAAAAATTGAATGCCATTGGCGGTAAAGCGGATTCTGTGCCATTCTTCTCCATATTTACAGGTATTCTTTTTGCGAACCTTTTTTATTGGGCATTGAATCAATATGTCATTCAACGTGTTTTAGGGGCGAAAAATCTTGCTGAAGGACAAAAAGGAGTCTTGATGACAGGCTTTCTGAAGCTATTGGTCCCAATTTTCATGCTTATACCAGGTGTAATCGGATTCCACTTGTATGGAAGCAGTGTGTCAAATTCTGACCTGGCATATCCGAGCTTGATTGCAGACCTTTTACCAGTATGGCTGATGGGATTTTTCCTGGCGGTACTGCTAGGTGCGGTCTTTAGTTCATTCAATTCGTTGCTTAACAGTATTTCCACCCTGTTTGTATTGGATATTTATAAACCAAAATTCGCACCGGATGCCGATGACCAAAAGCTTATCAAGGTCAGCAAGCTGTTCAGTGTGGTGGTTGCGCTCATCTCTTTTGTGGTGGCCCCTTTACTGATGTATGCACCGGACGGTCTTTGGAATTTGATCCGACAATTCACAGGATTCTTTAACATTCCAATTTTGGTTATCGTACTGATGGGAATGCTTTTCCGAAAGATCCCTGCACTTGCAGCCAAAGTCGTTATCATTTTTCACGTATTTGCCTACTATTTCCTTGTGTGGGGGACAAAGCAAATTTTCAATGTGGAGCTTGGCATCAACTTTATCCATATATACGGAATATTGCTTGTAGTGGAAGTGGCATTTATGCTCCTCATGGCCAAAGTAAAGCCGATCAAGCAGGTTCAACCATTTTCCTATACCGTGTCAAAAGAAAGAATGGTGCCATGGAAATATGCAATCCCTGTTTCCATTACTCTTGTAGCATCCATCATTTTTGTTTATATCGTTTTCTCACCAATCGGACTGGCCTATCAATCTGGAATCGTTTCCCCATGGTTCTGGCCGAGTACTGCCATTCTACTTGTGACTACCTCTGTCTTGTACGTCGCGGCATTGAAAAACTGGCATGCCAAATATGCGGAGTACCTGCAAAGCTTTAAGCATAAAAAGAAGAAGTTCAGAGTGAAGAGGACTTCATTGAGATTGAATATAAAAGAAGGAGTTTTGGATAAGTAA
- the xylE gene encoding D-xylose transporter XylE, whose protein sequence is MKKTNSSFYILSITLVATLGGLLFGYDTAVISGAEKSIEAYLIDGLGLSSFIHGATISSALIGCIVGGVLSGFFSSAFGRKKTLILASILFFFSAIGSAYPEIFFFTKGEPTIALLLAFNFYRIIGGIGVGLASAIVPMYIGEIAPAKIRGRLVSYNQFAIIFGMLVVYFVNWGIARGKTLEWINDIGWRYMFASEAIPALLFCIFLFFVPETPRYLALKNKDENALAILTKINGIKAAKTILRDIKKTMSVSAEKISPFAFGKTVIVIGIMLSLFQQFVGINVALYYAPRIFESMGAAKDASMLQTIVMGLVNVIFTVIAIMKVDEWGRKPLLIIGSIGMAIGMFGVAGLAFFNIIGVSTLLFIILYTASFMMSWGPICWVLISEIFPNRIRGQAVAIAVAAQWAANYLVSSTYPMMMEFSGGLTYGLYGVMSVLSALFVWRFVPETKGASLEELENIWKKPPHNRKVKAL, encoded by the coding sequence ATGAAAAAGACAAATAGTTCCTTTTACATTCTTTCCATTACCCTTGTAGCCACTTTGGGAGGGTTGCTATTCGGGTATGACACTGCGGTGATTTCTGGCGCAGAAAAATCGATTGAAGCTTATTTGATAGATGGATTGGGGCTTAGTTCCTTCATCCATGGAGCTACCATTTCTAGCGCCTTGATCGGTTGTATAGTAGGTGGTGTATTATCTGGATTCTTTTCATCGGCTTTCGGTCGCAAAAAAACGTTAATATTAGCTTCCATTCTATTTTTCTTTTCGGCAATAGGATCTGCCTATCCGGAAATCTTCTTCTTTACAAAGGGAGAGCCAACTATAGCATTACTTTTAGCTTTTAATTTCTACAGAATTATCGGGGGTATTGGCGTTGGCCTGGCATCCGCCATCGTTCCCATGTATATTGGAGAAATTGCTCCTGCAAAGATTCGCGGGAGGCTTGTCTCGTATAATCAGTTTGCCATCATCTTCGGAATGCTTGTCGTTTATTTTGTAAACTGGGGAATTGCCCGCGGGAAAACCCTAGAATGGATCAATGATATTGGATGGAGATACATGTTTGCTTCTGAAGCGATCCCAGCTCTATTGTTCTGTATCTTTTTATTCTTTGTTCCTGAAACACCTCGATACTTGGCATTAAAAAATAAAGATGAAAATGCTTTAGCAATACTTACGAAGATAAATGGGATTAAGGCTGCAAAAACTATATTAAGAGATATTAAAAAGACAATGTCTGTTTCTGCTGAGAAAATTTCTCCTTTCGCTTTTGGAAAAACAGTCATTGTTATTGGGATAATGCTTTCTTTATTCCAACAATTCGTAGGAATAAATGTCGCGCTATATTATGCTCCCCGTATCTTTGAAAGCATGGGGGCAGCGAAAGATGCATCCATGCTACAAACGATAGTAATGGGTCTTGTAAACGTTATTTTTACAGTCATCGCCATAATGAAAGTGGATGAATGGGGACGGAAACCTCTTCTGATCATAGGTTCCATCGGAATGGCTATCGGGATGTTTGGGGTAGCAGGGTTAGCATTTTTTAACATTATCGGTGTAAGTACCTTGTTATTCATCATTTTATATACTGCTTCTTTTATGATGTCTTGGGGACCAATCTGCTGGGTGCTCATCTCAGAAATCTTCCCTAACAGGATTCGTGGGCAAGCAGTCGCTATCGCAGTGGCTGCACAATGGGCAGCAAACTATTTAGTCTCATCCACCTATCCGATGATGATGGAATTCAGTGGTGGATTAACCTATGGACTGTATGGGGTAATGAGTGTACTTTCGGCGCTCTTTGTTTGGAGATTTGTCCCAGAAACCAAAGGTGCCTCACTTGAAGAGCTAGAAAACATATGGAAAAAGCCTCCTCACAACAGAAAAGTGAAGGCATTATAA
- a CDS encoding sugar ABC transporter permease, translating into MNVIQEARTLIHENIRDYGMYIALFVIILTFTFMTDGLFMSSRNISNLLDSAGYIAVLAVGMTLVIVIRHIDLSVGYAAGFLGAIAAILLTQAGVSVWLTIPIILLLGIAVGLFNGVLIAQIGIPSFVATLAGMLIFRGALLQVTEKTGTIIIQDDTFNAIGNGYIPSLVEVNGLHLLSLLVGLVGILLYIFSEISTRKNKIKYDFEVVSKPIFALKLIFVSTIIGYITWILAGYNGFSWTVIVILLVVVIYHFLTTKTVLGRHIYAVGSNPEAAHLSGINVKKITYIVFGSMGMLAALSGILFTARLQSATTTAGTLFELDAIAAAYVGGVSSAGGVGKVTGAIIGAVVMASLSNGMNLLGVGISYQYMIRGGVLAGAVIFDVMTRKKR; encoded by the coding sequence ATGAATGTTATCCAGGAAGCCAGAACATTAATTCATGAAAATATCCGTGACTACGGGATGTATATTGCACTATTTGTTATCATTCTAACCTTTACATTTATGACAGACGGCTTGTTCATGTCGTCACGTAACATTAGTAATCTACTGGACTCTGCCGGCTATATCGCTGTACTGGCAGTAGGGATGACGCTTGTCATCGTCATTCGGCATATCGACCTGTCCGTCGGATATGCGGCAGGATTCCTTGGAGCTATTGCAGCAATCCTCCTTACTCAGGCAGGGGTATCCGTCTGGCTGACAATTCCGATCATTTTGCTTCTAGGGATTGCGGTCGGTCTTTTCAATGGGGTGCTCATTGCCCAGATCGGGATACCATCCTTCGTTGCCACACTTGCCGGAATGCTTATATTCCGCGGTGCTCTTCTGCAAGTGACTGAGAAGACTGGTACGATCATCATTCAAGATGATACTTTCAATGCAATCGGAAACGGCTATATTCCATCTCTTGTGGAAGTGAACGGTTTGCACCTGCTTTCCCTTTTAGTAGGGTTGGTTGGTATCTTGCTATACATTTTTAGTGAAATTTCCACCCGGAAAAACAAAATCAAATATGATTTTGAAGTGGTATCAAAACCTATATTTGCACTTAAGCTTATTTTTGTATCAACGATCATCGGGTATATCACTTGGATTCTCGCAGGCTATAATGGCTTCTCATGGACGGTCATCGTTATATTATTGGTTGTTGTCATCTATCACTTCCTTACCACCAAAACGGTGCTCGGTCGTCATATCTATGCGGTCGGAAGCAACCCGGAAGCGGCACACTTGAGCGGGATCAATGTAAAAAAGATCACCTATATCGTATTCGGTTCGATGGGGATGCTTGCAGCACTTTCCGGTATTCTGTTCACTGCACGTCTGCAATCTGCTACAACGACTGCAGGAACACTTTTCGAGCTTGATGCTATCGCTGCTGCTTATGTAGGGGGAGTTTCTTCTGCTGGTGGAGTGGGGAAAGTGACAGGCGCCATTATCGGCGCGGTTGTGATGGCTTCTCTATCCAACGGGATGAATTTACTTGGCGTTGGAATATCCTATCAGTATATGATTCGCGGGGGAGTACTTGCTGGAGCGGTAATCTTTGATGTCATGACCCGTAAAAAAAGATAA
- a CDS encoding sugar ABC transporter ATP-binding protein: protein MSRYILEMNDISKEFTGVKALSNVNFKVEEGEIHCLIGENGAGKSTLMKVLSGVYPYGTYDGDIVFEGNVQQFNKISDSVSTGIAIIYQELALFPDLTVYENIFAGNEVKIGGIIDWNRTIVEAKRLLRKVKLNVNPDTLVKDLSVGKRQLVEIAKALSKEVKLLILDEPTAALNEDDSENLLELLKELKNQGITCIMISHKLKEVISIADKATVIRDGKTICTLEGAKGDITESVIIKNMVGREIEDIYPKRVKKAEGEKILELHNWSAYDPQLGRQVVKNVNLHVKKGEIVGIAGLMGSGRTELALSIFGNAKSYKLQGDMMWNDSLTTLKHTSDAIKAGIAYVTEDRKDDGLFLLQDIKSNISAANLKGIASQGVINDNEEIKVAEQYKQSLHIKASSLEQLVGNLSGGNQQKVSIGKWLFVGPKLLILDEPTRGIDVGAKFEIYTVMNKLIEEGLSIVMISSELGEVLGMSDRVYVMAQGEIKGELEIEEADQEKIMELATQ from the coding sequence ATGAGCAGATATATATTGGAGATGAATGATATCTCCAAGGAATTTACAGGAGTCAAAGCGCTGAGCAATGTGAACTTCAAAGTGGAGGAAGGCGAGATTCACTGCTTGATCGGGGAGAATGGAGCAGGTAAATCTACGCTGATGAAGGTGCTGAGCGGTGTGTATCCTTATGGAACGTATGATGGGGACATCGTATTTGAAGGGAATGTTCAGCAATTTAACAAAATCAGTGACAGCGTAAGTACCGGCATTGCAATCATTTATCAGGAGCTTGCGTTGTTTCCGGACCTGACCGTGTATGAGAATATTTTTGCAGGTAATGAAGTAAAGATAGGCGGAATCATCGATTGGAACAGGACGATTGTCGAAGCAAAGAGACTGCTGCGGAAAGTAAAGCTTAACGTCAATCCGGATACACTCGTAAAGGATTTGAGTGTCGGGAAGCGCCAGCTTGTGGAGATTGCCAAGGCATTAAGTAAAGAGGTGAAGCTCCTCATACTCGATGAACCCACTGCTGCACTTAATGAAGACGATAGCGAGAACCTTCTTGAACTTTTAAAAGAACTGAAAAACCAGGGGATCACCTGCATCATGATCTCCCATAAGCTCAAGGAAGTTATCAGCATTGCCGACAAAGCGACCGTCATTCGGGATGGAAAGACGATATGTACGTTAGAAGGTGCCAAAGGAGACATCACCGAAAGTGTCATCATCAAGAACATGGTGGGTCGAGAAATAGAAGACATCTATCCGAAAAGGGTGAAGAAGGCGGAAGGGGAAAAAATCCTCGAGCTTCATAACTGGTCTGCCTATGACCCGCAGCTTGGAAGACAGGTAGTGAAGAACGTCAACTTACATGTTAAAAAAGGAGAAATCGTCGGGATTGCCGGACTGATGGGGTCAGGAAGAACGGAGCTTGCCCTGAGCATTTTTGGAAACGCCAAGTCTTACAAACTCCAAGGGGATATGATGTGGAATGACTCGCTTACTACACTCAAGCATACAAGTGATGCAATCAAGGCCGGGATCGCGTATGTCACAGAGGACCGCAAAGATGATGGACTTTTCCTCCTGCAGGACATTAAGAGCAACATCTCCGCAGCAAACCTGAAAGGAATCGCCTCCCAAGGAGTCATCAACGACAACGAAGAAATCAAGGTCGCAGAACAGTACAAACAATCCCTTCACATTAAAGCTTCCTCCTTGGAGCAACTTGTTGGCAATCTCAGCGGGGGGAACCAGCAGAAGGTGTCCATCGGTAAATGGCTGTTTGTCGGACCAAAGTTGCTAATTTTGGATGAACCGACACGTGGAATCGATGTCGGGGCGAAATTTGAGATTTACACGGTAATGAACAAGCTGATTGAGGAAGGGCTCAGTATCGTAATGATCTCCTCTGAGCTTGGTGAGGTGCTTGGCATGAGCGACAGAGTCTATGTCATGGCCCAGGGAGAAATAAAGGGTGAGCTAGAAATAGAAGAAGCGGACCAAGAAAAAATCATGGAGCTTGCTACGCAATAG
- a CDS encoding sugar-binding protein yields MKKTWKATSLLLVLMLFTAMLAACNSTTGGSGSVSVGIVLPTKDEPRWVQDEQRFKDALKDSDYTTEILFSQGSSAKEKENVETLINKGIEVLIITPQDGDAAASAVEAAKKEGITVISYDRLITNTDAVDYYVTFDSVAVGAAQGQYLIDNVQGSGVPLYLYAGAASDNNAFLFFEGAWKTLQPKIADGTFKIANSSEAEALKDTAELTRDQMSKILGQVTTNWDPNEAKNKAQTHLTAVGADLKGDVAVLAPNDGTARSIADVFASDGEVTSYLVTGQDAEKASIQYIIDGKQSMTVFKDVRTLVTDAMGIAVEILDGKTPETTGSYDNGEVEVKAKQTDVIVVDEENVKQELIDSEYYEASEFSGL; encoded by the coding sequence ATGAAGAAGACATGGAAAGCAACGTCATTATTACTAGTTCTTATGCTTTTTACAGCAATGCTTGCAGCGTGTAACAGTACGACAGGGGGAAGCGGCAGTGTGAGTGTGGGAATCGTTTTGCCAACAAAAGATGAGCCAAGATGGGTGCAGGATGAACAACGCTTCAAAGATGCATTGAAAGATTCTGATTACACAACGGAAATTCTGTTCAGCCAAGGTTCTTCCGCTAAGGAAAAAGAGAACGTGGAAACACTTATTAACAAAGGAATCGAAGTACTGATCATCACTCCTCAAGACGGGGATGCGGCAGCATCAGCGGTCGAAGCGGCGAAAAAAGAAGGTATTACAGTTATCTCGTACGACCGATTGATCACCAACACGGATGCAGTTGATTACTACGTAACATTCGACAGTGTGGCTGTTGGTGCAGCACAAGGCCAATACCTGATTGATAATGTACAAGGTTCAGGCGTACCGCTTTACTTATATGCTGGTGCAGCTTCTGACAATAACGCATTCCTTTTCTTTGAAGGGGCATGGAAAACGTTACAACCAAAAATTGCAGATGGCACGTTTAAAATTGCCAACTCCAGCGAAGCGGAAGCTTTAAAGGATACAGCGGAACTGACTCGTGACCAAATGAGTAAAATCCTAGGGCAGGTAACAACAAACTGGGATCCGAATGAAGCGAAAAATAAAGCACAAACGCATCTTACTGCAGTAGGTGCAGACTTGAAGGGTGATGTGGCGGTTCTTGCTCCAAATGATGGTACAGCCCGTTCTATCGCAGATGTATTCGCATCTGACGGGGAAGTGACAAGCTATCTTGTGACAGGTCAGGATGCAGAAAAAGCGTCCATCCAATACATCATCGATGGAAAGCAATCGATGACTGTCTTCAAAGACGTTCGTACGTTGGTTACGGATGCGATGGGAATTGCAGTAGAAATCCTGGACGGCAAAACGCCGGAAACAACTGGTTCTTACGATAACGGTGAAGTAGAAGTAAAAGCGAAACAAACAGATGTCATCGTAGTGGACGAAGAAAATGTAAAACAAGAATTGATTGACTCCGAATACTACGAAGCAAGCGAATTCTCCGGACTTTAA
- a CDS encoding substrate-binding domain-containing protein, with amino-acid sequence MRKTGILAICIIIILLCHLTFLSAQKVFQSDWQLPQALSSSREEHRLVLITQDMETPFWDKVGEGARKQAEHSDVSLEVWGSYGKNREDFLKNIEIAIQSKVDGIIIQGLDTEEFKELTKVKAAFHGIPIITVANDVPMGESIRRTYVGSDQYEAGKMIARQLLKDMGREGNVVLMYDTNQEYYQKQRMAGIRDMLKFYHGIHMIHATTDDTREQVIAATQDVMNKEPDIDAFIAINANVAGAMIGEISKRSQVEPYHIYSFDDGPESLSLLMQGKLDGVIEQSPEEMGRKSVQLMKEWLNGETVPLDKDGYLTDIRIRKAADVR; translated from the coding sequence TTGCGGAAAACAGGGATTCTAGCAATTTGCATCATTATTATTCTACTATGTCATCTCACTTTTTTATCCGCACAAAAAGTCTTCCAATCCGATTGGCAGTTGCCCCAAGCGCTAAGTTCGAGTAGAGAGGAACATCGCCTCGTTCTGATTACGCAGGATATGGAAACTCCGTTCTGGGACAAGGTGGGTGAAGGGGCCAGAAAACAGGCGGAACATAGTGATGTGAGCCTTGAAGTATGGGGAAGCTACGGAAAGAATCGGGAGGACTTCCTGAAAAATATAGAGATTGCCATACAGTCCAAAGTGGATGGCATCATCATTCAGGGACTGGATACAGAGGAATTCAAGGAATTGACGAAGGTGAAGGCTGCCTTTCATGGCATCCCTATCATAACGGTGGCTAATGATGTGCCGATGGGGGAAAGTATCAGGCGTACCTATGTCGGCTCTGACCAATATGAAGCAGGAAAAATGATTGCGAGACAACTATTGAAGGATATGGGAAGAGAAGGGAATGTCGTACTGATGTATGACACAAATCAGGAGTATTACCAGAAGCAACGGATGGCCGGGATTCGCGATATGCTGAAATTCTACCATGGTATCCATATGATTCATGCCACTACCGATGACACGAGGGAGCAGGTCATCGCAGCCACACAGGATGTGATGAACAAAGAGCCGGATATAGACGCATTCATTGCCATCAATGCCAATGTTGCCGGTGCGATGATCGGGGAGATAAGTAAGCGATCACAGGTGGAACCGTATCATATCTATTCTTTTGACGATGGACCTGAGTCGTTGTCCCTCTTAATGCAAGGGAAGTTGGATGGGGTCATTGAGCAATCTCCGGAAGAAATGGGAAGAAAAAGTGTCCAGCTAATGAAGGAATGGTTAAATGGGGAAACCGTCCCACTTGATAAAGACGGGTATCTTACAGATATTAGAATCAGGAAAGCAGCGGATGTTCGATGA
- a CDS encoding histidine kinase: MRSIQKKILTLTTVVLVIMSAIWIALTYYNHKTHKQYNDILQRYLSMNEVTKASQQLVTDLNNYTIDPTEESLDHLTASKEQVQQAKYGVHHLRNTENDFTITNYMNLIDSLVETTDRSIMFQSENDTEAAAQEFAEATRITTYISEMTLTLIDTELNTFDRFYRGIIEQSGEVIKLGIWILLLITCLLLLVTYWFSLTITRPVFQLTKAANELSKGNFDQQVKVETNDEIAFLARTFDRMRININNLISEIKQKAALERELQESKLLLQESQFRSLQSQINPHFLFNTLNTLSKKAYLEGSEETSDLLVSVAGILRYNLKRQDRSVTLHDEIQVLKQYMEIQKARFTDRLQLNMDIDESCLDLKIPALTLQPIIENAVIHAVEPKEDGGNIWFRVKHAGSQVQIEIEDDGMGMPQHKIQQILNEESPPPTEGHSTGIGFSNVVKRLRLFYGYDDVIDIKGIQGQGTKIILKINT; encoded by the coding sequence ATGAGAAGTATCCAAAAGAAAATTCTTACCCTTACTACGGTAGTATTGGTCATTATGTCGGCAATTTGGATAGCGCTTACATATTACAACCACAAAACCCACAAACAGTATAACGATATTCTTCAACGGTACTTGAGCATGAATGAAGTGACAAAGGCAAGTCAACAGCTTGTTACGGACCTGAATAACTATACCATTGATCCAACCGAAGAAAGTCTGGACCATCTGACAGCAAGCAAGGAACAGGTCCAGCAGGCAAAATACGGCGTTCATCATTTAAGAAATACAGAGAACGATTTTACCATAACGAACTATATGAATCTGATCGATAGTCTAGTGGAAACAACGGACAGGTCTATCATGTTTCAGTCGGAAAATGATACGGAGGCGGCCGCCCAGGAATTCGCAGAGGCGACCCGTATCACCACTTATATCTCAGAAATGACGTTGACCTTGATTGACACAGAACTGAATACTTTCGACCGATTTTATAGGGGAATCATTGAACAATCAGGAGAAGTGATCAAGCTTGGGATATGGATCCTGCTACTGATCACCTGTCTATTGTTACTTGTCACCTACTGGTTCTCCCTTACCATCACTCGGCCTGTATTTCAGCTGACAAAAGCGGCCAATGAACTATCCAAAGGGAATTTTGATCAGCAGGTGAAAGTGGAGACCAATGATGAAATCGCCTTTTTGGCAAGGACGTTTGACCGGATGCGAATAAATATCAACAACCTGATTTCGGAAATCAAGCAAAAAGCAGCGCTTGAGCGGGAGCTTCAGGAAAGTAAGCTTCTTTTACAAGAAAGCCAGTTTAGAAGCCTGCAGAGTCAGATCAATCCGCATTTTCTTTTCAATACCCTTAATACCCTTTCCAAAAAAGCCTATCTGGAAGGGTCGGAGGAAACGAGCGATCTTCTTGTGAGTGTAGCGGGAATTCTTCGTTACAATTTAAAAAGGCAAGACCGTTCGGTGACGCTCCACGATGAGATCCAAGTATTGAAACAATATATGGAGATACAGAAGGCACGTTTTACCGATCGGCTACAGTTAAATATGGATATAGATGAATCGTGCCTAGACTTGAAAATTCCAGCCCTGACCCTCCAACCCATCATCGAAAATGCCGTCATCCATGCGGTGGAACCGAAGGAGGATGGAGGAAACATCTGGTTTCGGGTAAAACATGCAGGAAGCCAGGTGCAGATAGAAATAGAGGACGATGGAATGGGCATGCCCCAACATAAAATCCAGCAGATCCTGAACGAAGAATCCCCTCCACCTACAGAAGGACACTCAACCGGTATCGGGTTCAGCAATGTCGTGAAACGTCTGCGGCTCTTCTACGGATATGACGATGTCATTGATATTAAAGGGATACAAGGCCAAGGAACTAAGATAATTTTGAAAATAAATACGTAA
- a CDS encoding nucleoside hydrolase, whose protein sequence is MKKIILFADTGIDDAIAIIYALKNPEIELKAIVAGYGNTDRNRSARNASYLLELAGQESIPVINGSTRPLSGGVPEFFPEIHGEEGLGPIIPPIPANRFRNRTNFSQLFRIIKENPNELTIVNVGRCTSLAMACFLSPSVMELVKETYIMGGAFIEPGNVTEVAEANFYGDPIAANFIAQNAPNLTIIPLNVTRRALITPRVVDFIDSVSTTPLQQLIKPILDFYYEAYQELEPGIAGTPQHDLAAVMASLEIPDLFTYTNKQVKVEYKEGYAEGLSIADFRPGVPECTGTECVRIATDINEGIFFVDMLKNLISE, encoded by the coding sequence ATGAAAAAGATAATCTTGTTTGCTGATACGGGGATTGATGATGCGATTGCCATTATCTATGCGTTGAAAAATCCGGAGATAGAGTTGAAGGCCATTGTAGCTGGTTATGGCAATACAGACCGCAATCGAAGTGCAAGGAATGCATCGTATCTGTTGGAATTGGCTGGCCAGGAGAGCATTCCAGTCATTAATGGAAGTACAAGGCCTTTAAGTGGAGGGGTACCAGAATTCTTCCCGGAAATCCATGGAGAAGAGGGATTGGGGCCAATTATCCCACCCATACCGGCTAACCGTTTTCGTAACCGAACTAATTTCAGTCAACTTTTCCGTATCATAAAAGAGAATCCGAATGAATTAACGATTGTGAATGTCGGTCGCTGCACATCCCTGGCGATGGCTTGTTTTTTGAGTCCCTCTGTGATGGAGTTGGTTAAGGAGACTTATATCATGGGAGGAGCATTTATCGAACCGGGCAATGTCACGGAGGTAGCTGAAGCCAACTTTTATGGAGATCCCATCGCAGCGAATTTCATTGCACAAAACGCGCCTAACCTAACCATCATTCCATTGAACGTGACCCGCAGAGCACTCATTACCCCAAGAGTCGTTGACTTTATCGACAGTGTATCCACAACTCCCCTTCAACAACTCATTAAACCCATTCTTGATTTTTATTATGAAGCTTATCAGGAGCTGGAACCTGGAATTGCCGGTACACCTCAGCATGATCTAGCTGCTGTGATGGCAAGTCTGGAGATTCCTGATCTATTCACTTACACAAATAAACAGGTGAAAGTCGAATATAAGGAAGGGTATGCGGAGGGACTTTCCATTGCCGACTTCAGGCCTGGTGTTCCAGAGTGCACTGGTACAGAATGCGTAAGGATTGCAACAGATATCAATGAGGGCATTTTCTTTGTTGATATGTTGAAGAATTTGATTTCGGAATGA